From one Stieleria sp. JC731 genomic stretch:
- a CDS encoding MBL fold metallo-hydrolase produces MTKLIFCGAAGTVTGSCSLIDTGKHRFLIDCGLFQGSKTTQELNYEKFPFDPKEIDFLILTHAHIDHSGLLPKLVKQGFSGPIYATEPTCDLLKFMLPDSAHIQESGVERHNSKRRRRGLPAVKPIYTTEDAEATMRLFNHQSYEDWFSPSEKITARFWNAGHLLGSASVELKIDEGNEEPLSLLFSGDIGPEEKAFHPGPDAPVGYDYIVCESTYGNRDREDYTLEKRRAAIRDELVEALGRGGNVVIPSFAVERSQELLHDIGYLLANGEIPQANVYLDSPLARRATEVFIKYAGELDDVEVAEEELFRHERFHLVQSLEESKAINNIKSGAIIISASGMCNAGRIKHHLRYNIHRPECTVLFVGYQSPGTLGHIIMSGADEVRIHGATYKVRANIRSLGNYSAHADQQELLAWIQARCPITGGLFLNHGEDDSRAVLRDLLGERGLDVERIFMPTFDESFELKPGTQPLSQGVAQPRLDLDHVAHDWHNDYAEFMIGLTQALERSTDREKYDLISKLKASLAQ; encoded by the coding sequence ATGACCAAGCTGATATTTTGTGGCGCCGCCGGAACCGTTACCGGATCCTGTTCACTGATCGATACCGGCAAGCATCGCTTTCTAATCGATTGTGGTTTGTTTCAAGGCAGCAAGACCACTCAGGAATTGAACTATGAAAAGTTCCCGTTCGATCCCAAAGAAATCGATTTTTTGATTTTAACCCATGCCCACATCGACCACTCTGGGTTGCTTCCCAAACTAGTCAAACAAGGTTTTAGCGGTCCGATCTATGCCACCGAACCGACTTGTGATCTGCTGAAGTTCATGCTCCCAGATTCGGCTCATATCCAAGAGTCCGGAGTCGAAAGGCACAACTCAAAACGGCGCCGGAGAGGCTTGCCAGCGGTCAAGCCGATTTATACGACCGAAGACGCCGAAGCGACGATGCGGCTGTTCAATCACCAGTCGTACGAAGATTGGTTTTCGCCCAGTGAGAAAATCACTGCCCGGTTCTGGAACGCAGGTCACCTGCTCGGTTCAGCCTCTGTCGAGCTGAAAATCGACGAAGGTAACGAGGAGCCTTTGTCGCTTCTGTTTTCGGGAGACATCGGTCCGGAGGAAAAAGCCTTTCATCCTGGCCCGGACGCACCCGTCGGTTATGACTACATCGTTTGCGAGTCGACCTATGGCAACCGCGACCGCGAAGATTACACGCTTGAAAAGCGACGTGCGGCCATTCGTGATGAATTGGTCGAAGCTCTCGGTCGAGGTGGCAACGTCGTGATTCCTTCGTTCGCTGTCGAACGCAGCCAGGAGTTGCTTCACGACATCGGCTACCTGTTGGCCAACGGCGAGATTCCGCAAGCGAACGTGTACTTGGATTCGCCGCTTGCCCGACGTGCGACCGAGGTCTTTATCAAGTACGCCGGTGAACTTGATGATGTCGAAGTCGCGGAGGAAGAGCTATTCCGGCACGAACGGTTCCACCTGGTTCAATCGCTTGAAGAAAGCAAAGCGATTAACAATATCAAAAGTGGCGCGATCATCATTTCGGCAAGTGGGATGTGCAATGCGGGACGGATCAAGCACCACTTGCGGTACAACATCCATCGCCCCGAATGCACCGTCCTGTTTGTCGGATACCAATCGCCTGGAACGCTGGGGCATATCATCATGAGCGGTGCCGATGAAGTGCGGATTCATGGTGCGACCTACAAGGTGCGTGCGAACATTCGAAGCCTCGGCAACTATTCGGCTCACGCTGACCAGCAGGAACTGCTCGCTTGGATCCAGGCCCGCTGTCCGATTACGGGGGGGCTGTTTCTAAACCACGGCGAAGACGATTCTCGGGCGGTCTTGCGTGATTTGCTTGGCGAGCGTGGGTTGGATGTCGAACGCATCTTCATGCCGACTTTTGATGAGTCATTCGAGCTGAAACCGGGGACCCAGCCCTTGTCGCAGGGCGTCGCCCAGCCACGACTGGACCTTGACCATGTCGCCCATGACTGGCACAACGATTATGCAGAGTTCATGATCGGGCTGACCCAAGCTCTCGAACGGTCAACGGATCGAGAAAAATACGATTTGATCTCTAAATTAAAAGCCAGCTTGGCGCAATAA
- a CDS encoding DNA-3-methyladenine glycosylase family protein, giving the protein MKNQQAASPMSSNDRRMIEKPTRLTKQSIADGAAELARRDPALRPILQRFGPPPLLKRPATFATLVHIILEQQVSVESAKSTNDRLAARCEGKVTPDRIAQLGEEGLRSLGFSRQKARYAVGLACDCIDGTFKPAAFPKLPDDQVRELIVQRKGLGNWSADVFMMMGLLRPDILPVGDLAFVKGLCEIDDCQYSDTDEIIERAELWRPLRSIATRMVWQWYVQQRGRDIF; this is encoded by the coding sequence ATGAAAAATCAACAGGCGGCTAGCCCGATGTCTTCCAACGATCGACGAATGATCGAAAAGCCAACTCGGCTGACGAAGCAATCGATCGCGGATGGGGCCGCCGAACTCGCCCGTCGTGATCCGGCGTTGCGACCGATTTTGCAGCGTTTCGGTCCACCGCCACTGCTAAAGCGACCGGCGACCTTCGCGACTTTGGTGCATATCATTTTGGAGCAACAGGTTTCGGTCGAATCGGCAAAGTCAACGAATGATCGTTTGGCCGCGCGGTGCGAGGGGAAGGTCACTCCAGACAGGATTGCACAGCTCGGCGAAGAAGGCTTGCGTAGCCTTGGCTTCAGTCGTCAGAAGGCTCGCTACGCCGTCGGCTTGGCTTGCGATTGTATTGACGGAACGTTCAAGCCGGCCGCATTTCCAAAGCTGCCAGACGATCAAGTTCGTGAACTAATTGTGCAGCGCAAAGGGCTTGGCAATTGGTCCGCGGACGTCTTCATGATGATGGGCCTGCTCCGGCCGGATATCTTGCCGGTGGGCGATCTCGCTTTCGTGAAAGGCTTGTGTGAAATCGATGATTGTCAGTATTCCGATACGGATGAAATCATCGAGCGTGCAGAACTTTGGCGGCCACTACGAAGCATCGCCACACGGATGGTGTGGCAATGGTATGTTCAACAACGCGGCCGAGACATCTTTTGA
- a CDS encoding pyruvate carboxylase — MTIRPFKKLLVANRSEIATRVFRSASELGIRTVAIYSHEDRYALHRFKADEAYQIGEPGEPIRSYLNIDAIVALCKKHDVDAVHPGYGFLSERPGFAEALEKAGIVFVGPSVNSLQQLGDKMSARELAEKANVPVLGGKNKPLKSADEALELAGAMGYPVMLKAAHGGGGRGMRVVKTADELPGQLEAAMRESATAFGSDEVFLERFVQHARHIEVQIIGDGSNLLHLFERDCSVQRRHQKVVELAPAPNLDPSVRDGLCQAALKIGQAVGIDGSCYENAGTVEFLLDTDSNQFYFIEVNPRIQVEHTVTEEVTGIDIVRSQILIAQGHKLTDEILGIPAQDEIRTTGFAMQCRVTTEDPENQFRPDYGRISHYRSAAGLGIRLDAGTAFSGAVVNPFYDSMLVKVTARASSLAHAASRMDRCLQEFRIRGVKTNIPFLLKLINHKTFLAGEATTRMIDSTPELFELPRRRDRATRLLTFLAETIVNGNELVNGRPEATRRHPAPIPQIDRKAATPKGTKDIFRESGVKGLVEWVGQQKGLLLTDTTMRDAHQSLLATRVRTYDMLQIAPAYSQLASQLFSIEMWGGATFDTSMRFLKESPWQRLADLRDAIPNILTQMLLRASNAVGYTNYPDNVVRLFVREAVQAGMDVFRVFDALNWQKNMKVAMEAVIEEGGICEASICYTGDLQNPGRTKYNLQYYVDLAKQLEKMGAHLLAIKDMAGLLKPKAAITLIRALREEVGIPIHLHTHDTAGIQASTILTAADEGLQIADAAFAPMSGGTSQVNLNSLVEALRDTPRQSSLETEALTNIATYWQAAREFYLPFESYVLPATGDLYEHEMPGGQYTNLFQQARALGLSDRWAGVCKAYADVNRLFGDIVKVTPTSKAVGDMALFLVANEMSAEDVLTSEKALAYPASVIDLIGGRMGQPPGGFPEPVIKKVLGEQAPLTDRPGETMADADVESARQSSATLLNETPSDQLAVTELLYPKVFKDFADHHRKYGDVSKLPTPNFFYGQQHGEEIAVDIEKGKRLIVKFLAVGQPHPDGTRTVFFELNGQPREVTVVDKSLEPETKKAVKADPSDENQVAASMPGMVITVAASEGDKVKEGQKLMVLEAMKMETTINAPKSGKVKSIQTPAGTQVEAGDLLVVLE, encoded by the coding sequence ATGACGATTCGGCCCTTCAAGAAACTGCTCGTTGCCAACCGAAGCGAAATCGCCACTCGTGTTTTCCGAAGTGCTTCCGAGCTTGGCATCCGTACCGTCGCAATCTATTCGCACGAAGATCGGTACGCACTGCACCGTTTCAAAGCTGACGAGGCGTACCAGATTGGCGAACCCGGTGAGCCGATCCGTTCATACTTGAATATCGATGCGATCGTCGCTCTTTGTAAAAAGCACGACGTCGATGCGGTTCACCCGGGCTATGGGTTTCTCTCCGAGCGACCCGGTTTTGCCGAAGCACTGGAAAAGGCAGGCATCGTTTTTGTCGGCCCGAGTGTAAACTCGCTGCAGCAGCTCGGCGACAAAATGTCCGCTCGTGAGCTTGCCGAAAAAGCGAACGTGCCAGTGCTCGGCGGCAAAAACAAGCCGCTTAAATCTGCCGACGAGGCTCTCGAACTCGCTGGAGCGATGGGCTATCCGGTGATGCTAAAAGCGGCCCACGGCGGTGGCGGCCGCGGCATGCGAGTGGTCAAAACCGCTGACGAGTTGCCCGGCCAGTTGGAAGCCGCGATGCGCGAATCGGCGACGGCATTCGGCAGCGATGAAGTCTTCTTGGAGCGTTTCGTTCAGCACGCTCGTCACATCGAAGTGCAGATCATCGGAGACGGAAGCAACCTGCTGCACCTCTTCGAACGTGATTGCAGCGTTCAGCGTCGCCATCAAAAAGTCGTCGAACTCGCGCCGGCACCGAACTTGGATCCTTCGGTACGCGATGGGCTTTGCCAAGCGGCACTAAAGATCGGGCAAGCCGTCGGCATCGATGGTTCTTGCTACGAGAACGCAGGAACCGTTGAATTCTTGCTCGACACGGATTCGAACCAGTTCTATTTCATCGAAGTCAATCCACGTATCCAAGTCGAACACACCGTCACCGAAGAAGTGACCGGGATCGACATCGTGCGATCGCAAATTCTGATCGCGCAAGGACACAAACTAACCGACGAAATTCTCGGTATCCCTGCGCAAGATGAAATTCGTACGACCGGCTTTGCAATGCAGTGCCGAGTCACGACCGAAGATCCCGAAAATCAATTCCGTCCGGACTATGGACGGATCAGTCACTATCGCTCCGCAGCCGGGCTTGGCATTCGTCTTGACGCGGGGACCGCTTTCAGTGGTGCGGTTGTCAATCCGTTTTACGATTCGATGTTGGTCAAAGTCACCGCACGCGCATCGTCGCTCGCACATGCCGCATCGCGAATGGACCGCTGCTTGCAGGAATTTCGCATTCGCGGTGTGAAAACCAACATTCCATTCTTGTTGAAATTGATCAACCACAAAACGTTCTTGGCCGGCGAAGCCACAACGCGGATGATCGATAGCACTCCGGAGTTGTTCGAATTGCCTCGTCGTCGCGACCGTGCGACTCGGCTGTTGACGTTCCTTGCCGAAACGATTGTCAATGGAAATGAACTGGTCAACGGTCGTCCCGAAGCGACGCGGCGACATCCGGCACCGATCCCCCAAATCGACCGAAAGGCGGCAACTCCTAAAGGGACCAAGGACATTTTCCGCGAGTCCGGTGTCAAGGGCTTGGTCGAATGGGTTGGACAGCAGAAAGGCTTGCTGCTGACTGACACCACAATGCGTGATGCGCATCAATCGCTGCTTGCAACTCGGGTGCGTACGTACGACATGCTGCAGATCGCTCCGGCATATTCACAACTCGCGTCGCAGTTGTTCTCGATCGAGATGTGGGGTGGGGCGACGTTCGACACCAGCATGCGTTTCTTGAAAGAATCACCATGGCAACGCTTGGCTGATCTTCGTGATGCGATCCCGAATATCTTGACCCAGATGCTGCTGCGAGCCAGCAACGCGGTTGGCTACACGAACTATCCTGACAACGTGGTTCGACTATTCGTTCGCGAAGCCGTACAAGCAGGCATGGATGTGTTCCGTGTCTTCGACGCGCTCAATTGGCAAAAGAACATGAAGGTTGCTATGGAGGCCGTCATCGAAGAAGGCGGTATCTGTGAAGCCTCGATCTGCTACACCGGTGACCTGCAGAATCCCGGTCGCACCAAGTACAACCTGCAGTACTACGTTGACTTGGCAAAGCAGCTTGAAAAGATGGGTGCCCACCTGCTGGCCATCAAGGACATGGCGGGCCTGCTAAAACCAAAGGCGGCGATCACGCTGATTCGCGCGCTGCGTGAAGAAGTCGGCATCCCAATTCATTTGCATACGCACGATACCGCAGGTATTCAAGCATCGACAATTTTGACCGCTGCAGATGAAGGTTTGCAAATCGCCGACGCCGCGTTCGCACCGATGTCTGGTGGCACCAGCCAAGTAAACTTGAATTCGCTTGTCGAAGCTCTGCGTGATACTCCCCGCCAAAGTAGTCTTGAAACCGAAGCACTGACGAATATTGCCACCTATTGGCAAGCCGCACGTGAGTTCTACCTGCCTTTCGAAAGTTATGTGTTGCCAGCGACCGGCGACTTGTACGAACACGAAATGCCCGGCGGGCAATACACCAACTTGTTCCAACAGGCGCGGGCGTTAGGCCTGTCGGATCGTTGGGCGGGCGTTTGCAAAGCGTATGCAGACGTCAATCGACTGTTCGGTGACATCGTCAAAGTCACGCCGACAAGTAAAGCCGTCGGCGACATGGCGCTGTTCTTGGTGGCCAACGAGATGTCAGCCGAAGACGTACTGACCAGCGAGAAAGCATTGGCCTACCCAGCCAGCGTGATCGACTTGATTGGCGGTCGTATGGGGCAACCTCCGGGAGGATTCCCCGAACCGGTGATCAAGAAAGTTCTGGGCGAACAGGCTCCTTTGACGGACCGTCCCGGTGAAACGATGGCCGACGCAGATGTCGAATCGGCACGGCAGTCCTCCGCAACGCTTCTAAATGAAACGCCTTCGGATCAGTTGGCAGTGACGGAGTTGCTGTATCCCAAGGTGTTTAAGGACTTTGCCGATCACCATCGCAAGTATGGCGACGTGTCCAAATTGCCAACGCCCAACTTCTTTTACGGTCAGCAGCACGGCGAAGAAATCGCGGTTGATATCGAGAAAGGAAAACGGCTGATCGTAAAGTTTCTCGCTGTCGGCCAGCCACATCCCGATGGGACCCGAACGGTCTTCTTCGAACTCAACGGCCAGCCGCGTGAAGTGACCGTTGTTGATAAGTCGCTTGAACCTGAAACCAAGAAGGCCGTCAAAGCCGATCCAAGCGATGAAAACCAAGTTGCGGCCAGCATGCCGGGGATGGTCATCACCGTCGCCGCCTCGGAAGGTGACAAGGTCAAAGAAGGCCAAAAGCTGATGGTGCTCGAAGCGATGAAGATGGAGACGACGATCAACGCCCCAAAATCGGGAAAGGTCAAGTCGATCCAGACGCCTGCAGGGACACAGGTCGAAGCTGGCGATTTGTTGGTCGTGCTTGAATAG
- a CDS encoding deoxyhypusine synthase family protein has product MNVSDFLEKHYRHFNARETVAAAKAYREFIDAKNGRMMVTLAGAMSTGELGLSLAEMIREGKVHAVTCTAANLEEDIFNLVAHDEYRVIEDWRALSADDEEKLLDEGFNRVTDTCIPETVMRHIEKRLLNLWKRAADEGKPRTPAEFMFELLDDPELPQHFQVPRENSWLAAAKDAGIPVYVPGVEDSTMGNIFTARVIDGSLPSHAAMTHGTVQLQRLSEWYRETSENHPIGFFQIGGGIAGDFPICVVPMMRQDLRLDIPLWSYFCQISDAQPSYGGYSGAVPNEKITWEKLSRDTPKFMVQSDATIVVPLIFAYVLGW; this is encoded by the coding sequence TTGAACGTTAGCGATTTCTTGGAAAAACATTACCGCCACTTCAATGCCCGTGAAACCGTGGCGGCGGCAAAGGCTTACCGAGAGTTCATCGATGCCAAAAATGGGCGCATGATGGTCACGCTGGCGGGGGCGATGAGCACCGGCGAGTTGGGGTTGTCGTTGGCCGAAATGATTCGTGAAGGCAAGGTCCATGCGGTTACTTGCACCGCCGCAAACTTGGAAGAAGACATCTTCAACCTCGTTGCCCACGACGAATACCGCGTGATCGAAGATTGGCGTGCTCTGTCGGCCGACGATGAAGAAAAACTTCTCGACGAAGGCTTCAACCGTGTGACGGATACCTGTATCCCCGAAACGGTGATGCGGCACATCGAAAAACGATTGCTCAATCTATGGAAGCGGGCCGCTGACGAAGGCAAGCCACGCACTCCTGCTGAATTCATGTTCGAGTTGCTCGACGATCCAGAATTGCCACAGCATTTCCAAGTGCCACGCGAAAACAGCTGGCTTGCCGCGGCAAAAGACGCAGGCATTCCGGTGTATGTTCCCGGCGTCGAAGACAGCACGATGGGCAATATCTTCACCGCCCGTGTGATCGATGGCAGCTTGCCATCGCATGCCGCAATGACTCACGGTACCGTTCAGCTGCAGCGGCTTTCAGAATGGTACCGCGAGACTTCCGAAAACCATCCCATCGGATTTTTTCAGATCGGCGGAGGCATCGCCGGTGACTTCCCGATTTGTGTTGTCCCGATGATGCGCCAAGACCTTCGGTTGGACATTCCGCTGTGGTCGTATTTCTGTCAGATCAGTGACGCACAGCCAAGCTACGGCGGCTACAGCGGCGCGGTCCCGAATGAAAAAATCACATGGGAAAAACTGTCTCGCGATACGCCGAAGTTCATGGTTCAAAGTGACGCAACGATCGTCGTACCATTGATTTTCGCATACGTGCTCGGCTGGTAA
- the glgC gene encoding glucose-1-phosphate adenylyltransferase, whose amino-acid sequence MEQVSVMRDILTVILAGGRGSRLEPLTRDRAKPAVPFGGLYRIIDFVLSNCLNSDMRRLLLLTQYKAQSLDRHINTAWRQYFCRELGEFIDVVPPQQRIAGNWYSGTADAVYQNIYAIEREKPEHVVILAGDHIYKMNYDPMVEFHRKRGADITIGALRVSTEEAKQFGVMQIDTDQRVLGFQEKPDSPMPTPEDPDVCLASMGIYVFNARFLYEALCNDATNMKSSHDFGKNIIPGAIDSHVVCAYPFMDENRKSQAYWRDVGTIDAYYEASMDLISIDPQLNLYDEHWPVRAFQPNLPPPKFVFGSEGGSTRRGYALDSMICQGAIVSGGNVSRSILGPGVRVNSYASVEDSILFDEVNVGRRSRLRRVIVDKGVSIPAEIEIGFDPAADAARGFKVTDSGLVVISRGEQIEAPRLASHAG is encoded by the coding sequence GTTATGCGTGACATCTTGACCGTGATTCTTGCTGGTGGTCGAGGCTCTCGTCTCGAACCCTTGACGCGAGACCGAGCGAAACCTGCGGTCCCGTTTGGCGGGCTGTATCGGATTATCGACTTCGTTCTTAGCAACTGTCTCAACAGCGACATGCGTCGCCTCTTGTTGCTGACTCAGTACAAAGCCCAGTCGCTCGACCGGCATATCAACACGGCATGGCGGCAGTATTTTTGTCGCGAACTTGGAGAGTTCATCGATGTCGTCCCGCCGCAGCAACGAATCGCCGGCAACTGGTATTCGGGAACGGCGGACGCGGTCTATCAAAACATCTATGCGATCGAACGTGAGAAGCCAGAACACGTTGTCATCTTAGCTGGCGATCACATCTACAAGATGAACTACGATCCGATGGTCGAATTCCATCGCAAGCGTGGTGCCGACATCACGATCGGTGCCCTTCGCGTCAGCACCGAAGAAGCGAAACAGTTTGGCGTCATGCAAATTGACACCGACCAACGTGTGCTGGGCTTCCAGGAAAAGCCGGATTCCCCGATGCCAACGCCAGAAGATCCCGACGTCTGTTTGGCGTCGATGGGAATCTACGTTTTCAACGCAAGATTCTTGTATGAGGCGTTGTGCAATGACGCGACAAACATGAAGAGCAGCCACGACTTTGGGAAAAACATCATCCCCGGTGCGATCGATTCGCACGTCGTGTGCGCTTATCCGTTCATGGACGAAAACCGCAAGAGTCAAGCTTACTGGCGTGACGTCGGTACCATCGACGCGTACTACGAAGCATCCATGGACCTGATTTCGATCGACCCTCAGCTGAACTTGTATGACGAGCATTGGCCCGTTCGCGCGTTCCAGCCAAACCTGCCACCACCGAAATTCGTCTTTGGCAGCGAAGGTGGTTCGACTCGGCGTGGCTACGCGTTGGATTCAATGATCTGCCAAGGCGCGATCGTCAGCGGCGGCAACGTGTCACGCAGCATTTTGGGCCCAGGTGTTCGTGTCAATAGTTACGCTTCGGTAGAAGACAGCATCCTGTTTGACGAAGTCAACGTTGGACGTCGCAGCCGACTTCGTCGCGTGATCGTTGATAAAGGCGTTTCTATTCCGGCGGAAATCGAGATCGGTTTTGACCCAGCCGCCGATGCCGCACGAGGCTTCAAAGTCACCGATAGTGGACTGGTCGTGATCAGTCGCGGTGAACAGATTGAGGCCCCGAGACTCGCCAGCCACGCGGGATGA
- the pepF gene encoding oligoendopeptidase F: protein MSAASPSANKLPSRSEVSPEDCWDLSTLFENDQQWEEAFKALDAQIEKLESFKGRLGESAEVLREAMDFDSQFSRESERIAIYAFLKTTEDQGNSDYQAMKSRFQNLAVRASQAASYWSPELLSIEPETMDELVADPLLEPYRLELERLLRRRPHTLTDREERLLAMQGEMASAAGNAFRQLNDVDLRFGTIKDEDGNEHELSHATFIQLLHKPTQKVRREAFQQYYKEVEEHENTLAATLSGSIHSDVYYARARNHDSALAAALFPDNVPVSVYDNLIAAVRESLPSVHEYFDVRRRKMGLSDIHHYDTYVPILSDMKKEHTWDQAVEVVIDSLAPLGEEYTSTLKKGLCGRWADRYPNRGKQSGAFSCGSFDGAPYILMNFKTDVLNDVYTLTHEAGHSMHSWYSANNQPFQYYNYTIFVAEVASTFNEQLLTEHLLKNASSDAERAFLINNELDGIRATVVRQTMFAEFEKRTHEMAEAGEPLTVASMRQVYRELLDAYFGPEFVVDKELELECFRIPHFYRAFYVYKYATGLSAAVALSRRVLEGGQAELDDYLKFLSGGCSKDPLDLLRDAGVDMESPEPVKTTLDRFKQLTKELDELL from the coding sequence ATGTCAGCCGCGTCGCCGTCAGCAAACAAGTTGCCTTCACGCTCCGAAGTGTCACCCGAAGATTGCTGGGATCTGTCGACCCTGTTTGAAAACGATCAGCAGTGGGAAGAGGCATTTAAAGCCCTCGACGCCCAGATCGAAAAGTTGGAATCCTTCAAAGGACGCTTGGGTGAATCGGCAGAGGTGTTGCGTGAGGCGATGGATTTTGACAGTCAGTTCTCGCGCGAAAGCGAACGCATCGCTATCTACGCGTTCTTGAAAACGACTGAGGATCAAGGCAATAGCGACTATCAGGCAATGAAGTCGCGATTTCAAAACCTAGCCGTTCGTGCCAGCCAAGCGGCCAGCTATTGGTCGCCAGAGTTGCTTAGCATCGAACCGGAAACGATGGACGAGCTGGTTGCCGATCCGCTGCTGGAACCCTATCGCCTGGAACTGGAACGATTGTTGCGCCGCCGTCCGCACACGTTGACCGATCGTGAAGAGCGATTGCTGGCGATGCAGGGAGAGATGGCGTCGGCTGCAGGAAATGCGTTTCGTCAGTTGAACGATGTCGATTTGCGATTCGGTACGATCAAAGACGAAGACGGCAATGAGCATGAACTGTCGCACGCGACGTTTATTCAGCTGTTGCACAAGCCAACACAGAAAGTCCGCCGCGAAGCTTTTCAGCAGTACTACAAGGAAGTCGAAGAGCACGAAAACACGCTTGCGGCCACGTTGTCAGGCAGTATTCATAGTGACGTCTATTACGCGCGAGCACGCAATCACGATAGTGCATTGGCGGCCGCGTTGTTCCCCGACAATGTTCCCGTTAGCGTTTACGACAACTTGATCGCTGCGGTCCGCGAATCCTTGCCGAGCGTTCACGAGTATTTCGATGTGCGCCGTCGCAAGATGGGACTGTCGGATATTCATCACTACGACACCTACGTGCCAATCCTAAGTGACATGAAGAAGGAGCACACATGGGATCAGGCTGTTGAAGTGGTCATCGATTCGTTGGCTCCCTTAGGTGAGGAGTACACTTCGACACTGAAAAAAGGCCTCTGCGGCCGCTGGGCCGATCGTTACCCCAACCGCGGCAAGCAGAGTGGCGCGTTTAGTTGTGGGTCGTTCGACGGTGCTCCCTACATCTTGATGAATTTCAAAACCGATGTGCTAAACGATGTTTATACGTTAACGCACGAAGCGGGCCACTCCATGCACAGCTGGTACTCGGCAAACAACCAGCCGTTTCAGTATTACAACTACACCATCTTTGTCGCCGAAGTTGCCAGTACCTTCAACGAGCAATTGCTAACGGAGCATCTGCTGAAGAACGCCAGCAGCGATGCCGAACGCGCCTTCCTGATCAACAACGAATTGGATGGGATTCGTGCCACGGTTGTGCGTCAAACGATGTTTGCCGAATTCGAAAAACGGACCCATGAAATGGCCGAAGCCGGCGAGCCGCTCACGGTCGCTTCGATGCGTCAAGTTTATCGCGAGTTGCTGGACGCCTACTTTGGTCCCGAGTTTGTCGTCGACAAAGAATTGGAACTGGAATGCTTCCGGATTCCACACTTCTATCGAGCGTTTTACGTCTACAAATACGCGACAGGTCTTAGTGCCGCAGTCGCGTTGTCCCGCCGCGTGCTCGAAGGCGGGCAGGCTGAGCTAGACGACTATCTAAAGTTCCTCTCCGGCGGTTGCAGTAAAGATCCGTTGGATCTGCTGCGTGATGCCGGTGTTGATATGGAAAGTCCAGAGCCGGTCAAAACCACGCTGGACCGTTTCAAACAACTGACCAAAGAACTCGACGAGTTGCTCTAG
- a CDS encoding AEC family transporter → MEEFSPIIASVIGVFLVMGVGAACRWAGWLTAEADRTMANLTANVLLPAYFLMKFSSGEQIDSISTTWQAPLMGFLTTAVGFAAALLLARKLGPRIGLKTDASQRAFALCAGICNYGYIPLPLADAFYKTAVIELIVHNVGVSIALWSIGISIISGSGGDGWKKTLTSIPLWAVILSIAMSLVGLTERIPAPVMTAVNSLGSCAIPMGLMLSGAIIIDFLRDGSWYSAPRVIIAAITLRQLILPLALVLITGAIVSAPDLRTVAMLQAAMPSAVFPIVLAKLYDQDTQVALQVVLWTSLAGLITIPAWLAFGAWWLGI, encoded by the coding sequence ATGGAAGAATTCAGCCCCATTATCGCATCTGTCATCGGTGTCTTTCTAGTGATGGGGGTTGGTGCGGCTTGTCGTTGGGCAGGCTGGCTGACCGCCGAAGCTGATCGCACGATGGCGAACCTGACCGCCAACGTCTTGCTGCCGGCCTACTTCTTGATGAAGTTTTCCTCGGGCGAGCAAATCGATTCGATCTCAACGACATGGCAAGCTCCGCTGATGGGCTTCCTGACAACGGCGGTCGGCTTCGCCGCGGCGCTGCTGCTTGCGAGAAAGCTGGGTCCGCGGATCGGGCTGAAGACGGATGCTTCGCAGCGAGCATTCGCGCTCTGTGCCGGAATTTGCAACTACGGTTACATTCCGCTGCCACTTGCCGATGCCTTCTACAAGACCGCCGTAATCGAATTGATCGTCCACAACGTCGGTGTCTCGATCGCCCTCTGGTCGATCGGAATCTCGATCATCAGCGGGTCCGGCGGCGACGGCTGGAAAAAGACTCTGACCAGCATCCCACTTTGGGCTGTGATTCTGTCTATCGCGATGAGCTTGGTTGGGTTGACCGAACGTATCCCCGCACCGGTGATGACCGCGGTGAATTCGCTGGGGTCGTGTGCGATCCCAATGGGGCTCATGCTAAGCGGCGCGATCATCATCGACTTTTTGCGTGATGGCAGCTGGTACAGTGCTCCACGTGTCATCATCGCGGCGATCACACTGCGGCAATTGATTTTGCCGCTGGCGTTAGTCTTGATCACCGGAGCGATCGTCAGTGCACCCGACTTGCGAACCGTAGCGATGCTACAAGCCGCGATGCCATCAGCGGTGTTCCCGATCGTCTTGGCAAAGCTTTACGACCAAGACACTCAAGTCGCATTGCAGGTTGTTTTATGGACGTCACTCGCCGGCTTGATCACCATCCCCGCATGGTTGGCATTCGGCGCTTGGTGGCTGGGGATTTAG